In Flavobacteriales bacterium, one genomic interval encodes:
- a CDS encoding OmpA family protein — protein MPNLVVNPGFEGSQRVYCGWTQDVAKFNTNMIGWSSPTQTTPDHFSTKNENTCWAHPSKHSNGKQSTHTGDAMIGIKTYGLGNTPTFWHEYVQAELPEPLIAGTRYIAEFWALRAVRSNEASNNIGLLFTDTPISTRDCLPLYLTPTVNEEKTVKGGWHKVSGVFDATGDEKFLVLGNFYGDEATNIEKFDQGERGAYYYIDDVNIRIAPEGAALSPKPKESIPPPPKIVVPQHTSSKEVAIETVEPTVGTSVRLDNVQFEFDKAVLLPGYEDELTKLVDMLTDYPFLRAEIEGHTDDEGTDEYNMKLSNDRAKAVADHLLKKKVEKERITWKGYGESKPLVPNTNDANKAVNRRVEFRIIER, from the coding sequence ATGCCGAATCTGGTTGTCAATCCTGGCTTTGAAGGATCACAACGCGTGTATTGCGGTTGGACACAGGATGTCGCCAAGTTCAACACGAACATGATCGGATGGAGCAGCCCTACGCAGACCACGCCGGACCATTTCAGTACCAAGAACGAGAACACCTGTTGGGCGCATCCGAGCAAACATAGCAATGGCAAACAATCAACACACACTGGTGATGCCATGATCGGGATCAAGACCTACGGCCTCGGCAACACGCCTACATTCTGGCACGAATATGTACAGGCTGAGTTGCCCGAACCCTTGATCGCTGGTACCCGTTACATCGCCGAATTCTGGGCATTGCGCGCTGTGCGGAGCAATGAAGCCAGTAATAATATCGGTCTGCTTTTCACTGATACGCCCATAAGCACACGTGATTGCTTGCCGCTGTACCTGACACCCACAGTGAACGAGGAAAAGACCGTAAAAGGTGGATGGCATAAGGTGAGTGGCGTGTTCGATGCGACCGGTGATGAAAAGTTCCTGGTGCTCGGAAATTTCTACGGTGATGAAGCTACGAACATTGAGAAATTCGACCAAGGCGAGCGCGGGGCATACTATTATATCGATGATGTGAACATACGAATTGCGCCGGAAGGTGCAGCCCTTTCGCCGAAACCAAAGGAAAGCATACCGCCTCCACCAAAGATCGTTGTGCCACAGCACACAAGCAGCAAAGAAGTCGCTATCGAAACCGTGGAACCTACAGTTGGTACCAGCGTACGTTTGGACAATGTGCAATTCGAGTTCGATAAGGCCGTTCTGCTTCCCGGTTATGAGGACGAGCTCACCAAGTTGGTGGACATGCTAACTGACTACCCATTCCTTCGCGCAGAGATCGAAGGGCACACGGACGATGAAGGCACCGACGAATACAACATGAAGTTGAGCAATGATCGAGCTAAAGCCGTAGCTGACCATTTGCTTAAAAAGAAAGTGGAAAAGGAGCGTATCACGTGGAAAGGCTACGGTGAATCGAAGCCGCTAGTTCCGAATACCAATGATGCGAACAAAGCCGTGAACCGCAGGGTAGAGTTCCGGATCATTGAGCGATAG
- a CDS encoding T9SS type A sorting domain-containing protein — translation MKNNLRPLTFLIASLSILSGNAQFDAIPDSNATWLNTYLQYPWASILGYYYHYDQTDPDTVIAGDVFKKLFLTSNTGGPSDYIGALRDNGSGQVFICDQGSTTPAIWCDFDVMPGDTVLSVFSWWMEDVLIHDVDTITINGTPRKRIALSCPSSPGWTGDYWIQGIGSTGGFQFTNTCGSVSGNGELVCMTYNGIVQFGSNIGGSGDCAFYLGELDTQPQQNRFIVFADPNSGLLSIQQVGPKHSSAQVTVFEVAGRALGTWRMINADLLIEMNAWDRGAYVVKIIDQQGKGSSHKFVLY, via the coding sequence ATGAAGAACAACTTACGCCCATTGACATTTTTGATAGCATCGCTATCGATTCTTTCTGGCAATGCACAATTCGATGCCATTCCGGATTCAAATGCTACATGGTTGAACACATATTTACAATACCCGTGGGCTTCGATCTTGGGTTACTATTACCACTATGATCAAACCGATCCTGATACAGTTATTGCAGGTGATGTATTCAAAAAGCTGTTCTTGACATCGAATACCGGTGGTCCCAGTGATTACATTGGTGCATTACGCGACAATGGATCAGGCCAAGTATTCATTTGTGATCAGGGTAGTACTACACCCGCCATATGGTGCGACTTTGATGTAATGCCTGGAGATACTGTGCTATCTGTTTTCTCTTGGTGGATGGAAGATGTTCTCATTCATGATGTTGATACGATAACGATCAATGGAACCCCACGGAAGAGAATTGCCTTGTCCTGCCCATCTTCACCAGGTTGGACTGGAGATTATTGGATCCAAGGAATTGGTAGCACAGGAGGATTTCAATTCACCAATACATGCGGAAGTGTTTCAGGCAATGGCGAACTTGTTTGCATGACCTATAACGGGATCGTGCAGTTCGGTAGCAACATAGGCGGTTCAGGGGATTGTGCCTTTTATCTGGGCGAGCTAGATACCCAACCACAGCAGAACAGATTCATTGTTTTTGCGGATCCAAATTCTGGTCTTTTAAGCATCCAACAGGTGGGTCCGAAGCATTCGTCGGCTCAAGTAACAGTCTTTGAAGTTGCCGGGCGCGCGTTGGGTACATGGCGCATGATCAATGCCGATCTTCTTATCGAAATGAACGCATGGGATCGTGGCGCCTATGTGGTAAAGATCATTGATCAACAAGGCAAAGGGTCATCCCATAAGTTCGTCTTGTATTAG
- a CDS encoding MATE family efflux transporter, with protein sequence MTLARIFNLVRESFDGNEERDYTKIGVRHAIVLLCIPMVLEMGMEAVFALVDIFFVSKLGKEAIATVGLTEGVMMLVYSLAWGLGMGITALVARRVGEKDPKGASRAAMQGMLLTVLLGILIAIPGLIMPEKILRIMGAEPEVVTMGTPYMRIMLGGNIVILLIFAVNAIFRGAGDAAMAMRSLALANGLNIILCPLLIYGIGPIQGLGVTGAALATTIGRGSGVVYQLYHLFSGKGRITVRGIALALDPSVMLNILKISAGGVAQFLIASASWVFMVRIIAAFGSAAVAGYTIAVRIIIFSILPSWGMANAASTLVGQNLGAAQPGRAERSAWLCGHYNMIFMTCVAIFFWITAPWLVSFFTTEQEIISVGVDALRIICLGYFFYGYGMVLAQAFNGAGDTLTPTWMNVVCFWMLEIPLGWFLAQTLGWGPHGVFASIAISESALAVLSVVLFKRGKWKLMQV encoded by the coding sequence ATGACTTTGGCCAGAATATTCAACCTTGTCCGCGAAAGCTTCGATGGCAACGAGGAGCGTGATTACACGAAGATCGGAGTGAGGCATGCGATCGTTCTGCTCTGTATTCCGATGGTCCTTGAAATGGGCATGGAAGCTGTGTTCGCATTGGTGGATATTTTCTTCGTGAGCAAACTCGGCAAAGAAGCGATCGCAACAGTTGGTCTTACGGAAGGGGTGATGATGTTGGTCTATTCCCTCGCGTGGGGCCTGGGGATGGGCATTACGGCGTTGGTAGCAAGAAGGGTAGGCGAGAAGGACCCTAAAGGGGCATCGCGTGCAGCCATGCAAGGCATGTTGCTTACCGTACTGTTAGGGATACTGATCGCGATCCCCGGTCTGATAATGCCAGAGAAGATCCTCCGCATCATGGGAGCCGAACCAGAAGTGGTGACAATGGGCACTCCCTATATGCGGATCATGCTCGGTGGTAACATCGTTATCCTGTTGATCTTTGCGGTGAATGCGATCTTTCGCGGAGCAGGCGATGCAGCCATGGCCATGCGATCACTAGCATTGGCAAACGGTCTCAACATCATATTATGCCCTTTGTTGATCTATGGAATTGGTCCGATCCAAGGACTCGGCGTTACAGGTGCAGCACTTGCTACGACCATTGGTAGAGGTAGTGGAGTGGTCTATCAATTGTACCATTTGTTCAGCGGCAAGGGGCGGATCACCGTACGCGGCATTGCCCTCGCTTTGGACCCGAGCGTTATGCTGAATATCCTGAAGATCTCTGCCGGGGGAGTCGCGCAATTCCTCATCGCGTCTGCGAGTTGGGTGTTCATGGTCCGCATCATTGCTGCATTCGGGAGTGCGGCGGTTGCAGGGTATACCATCGCAGTGCGGATCATCATATTCTCCATACTTCCTTCTTGGGGAATGGCAAACGCCGCAAGTACGTTAGTAGGGCAGAACCTCGGTGCGGCACAACCGGGACGCGCCGAACGATCCGCGTGGTTATGTGGTCATTACAACATGATCTTCATGACCTGCGTCGCGATCTTTTTCTGGATCACTGCACCGTGGTTGGTCAGCTTTTTTACCACTGAACAAGAAATAATCAGCGTTGGTGTTGACGCATTGCGCATCATTTGCCTAGGCTACTTTTTCTACGGATATGGAATGGTATTGGCCCAGGCATTCAATGGTGCAGGTGATACCCTTACGCCCACGTGGATGAATGTGGTCTGCTTCTGGATGCTGGAGATCCCGCTCGGTTGGTTCCTTGCCCAGACACTTGGATGGGGACCTCACGGTGTATTCGCGTCGATAGCCATCAGCGAAAGTGCGCTTGCGGTGTTAAGCGTTGTGCTGTTCAAACGCGGCAAGTGGAAACTGATGCAGGTGTGA